In Syngnathoides biaculeatus isolate LvHL_M chromosome 8, ASM1980259v1, whole genome shotgun sequence, the genomic stretch ACAATAAAGCACTTCCTGTACGCTTTGCTTGTCCCATTTCGCTGTACTGGTGCCGTGCGGCCTTTTCTGGCCTCAAAGACGTCTTCGTTCGTGGCCGTTCTCGTTACAACAAATGAATGATTAGCACATAACATGGAGGGACTCGGAGGAAATGAAACGAAGACGGACTCATCTTGGTCCTCGAGGCCGTTTGACACTCGAAGGTCAGAGTTTATTTGGTCGAGTCGAAGAAAAACAAGGTCTGAAGGTTCGCCGTCGTAATTCGGAGGACCGGCGGGCACGTGCGCTGACGTTCTCGGGGCACATCTTGACGGTTTGCGTGTGAAGACGAGGCCCGGTCTCGGGTGGCTGCCCGGGCGCCGAATGCCGCTTTGAGATCGCGGCGGGATTTGCCCCTTTGACGAGACTGCGGACAAAGgatggacgtttttttttttttttttttcctcgtttgATTCTTTTAACTTCTGCTCGTCGTTAGTGACCGAACCCGGGTTCGGGCCCCACGCCCACTGACAAATTTATTGACCAAGTCAaggtttttttatgttgttttttttttttcttcccaaagatatgttctttctttgtaaagtaCAAAACCAATTTTAAATGAGATGTTTGTTCAGAAGTGATCCGACTTaacgcatctgcctcacagttctgaggcccgggggttcaaatcccgggagTTGCACATTCTCCCTGGTTTGTTTTTGCGCGCGTTTAATCGCTTTTCGGTGTTTGTTGCCGTAGCTACGGCAAGTGCGACGGGACAAGAAGCGTATGCTCCTAGCTAAACTAAGCTAAGCTAATCGTTAGTCGTGGTTTCGCCGACATGGCGGCGCACTTGAAGAAGCGAGTTTATGAGGAATTCACCAGAGTTGTACAGGTGAGACTCGCTTGATGTCGCGGTGGTTTATTGGCGCAGCGTTTGCGAGATGATAGTTGACAGCGGCGGTTTCTCAACTGCTGAATGAGCTCACGGCTAATTGGCGGAGCTAACCCGAACCAACACTGGCGCATCCGCGAAGACggacagaaagaaaaatgattgaaatcaAACTTTTACTTTATCGTCTCGCGTACGTTGAGGTGTAAAATGGAAGAGGCGGCAATGAGCTGCGTTCGGCTACCAAAAACAGCAGCCGCACGAAGACTACTTGCATTGAATAGCCTTCTTTTGTTCATTCAAATTTTGAAGCGTGGATCTGTGACAATATTGAAACTTTTCTCGAGACTAAAACGCAACAACAGCAACACAATCAGCTCtctaaaacaaagcaaagcaaaacaaaacaaaaacagaaaaaaaatagcattattGTGCGTAGAGTGTCCCGTTTGTCAAATTCAAAAGTAGTGAAGATTTTGTCAATCACGTTCCCAGTTTGAATATTCAGTATCCTAACAtgcacccacctgtgtggtgagTACAAGTAAGGAAAGAAGGACTTGCCAGTCATTGGATTCGATTTTAGTTTTTAACTCGATTGCAATTGGGGATTCCAGCTaatgctcatttatttttacacatcatTGGTGAATCGGATTGCAAAAAttattgaggggggaaaaaaaaaagcgggatGGTATTTTCAAATTGAAAGTAGAAAATCCACAAACATTTATTCAAAGCGATTCGGTTTGATAACTGAAAGCACGAAAATGGCAACcttcattttcaaaagtaaatgCTTGCAAATTTACCCTATGGGCCTGAAATTGCTCCCGAAACGGATGCTCATTCTGATATCTGGCCGAATGAAATTCCGAAAACCAATTGCACTTTGTGGGCATGTTTCTCCAGGGAAAAATGTTCTAGAGCGCTCGGTGCTATTTTTGGCTTTGGAAATCACATCGCGAGCATTTTGGGTCCCGCGCGCAGGTTCCTGCCGAAGAAGTTCCGTCCAAGAAGCTCCGCCTGTGCAAGCCCAGCAAGTCGGCGGCGCTCCACGTGGATCTGTGCAAGGCCGCCAACGCCACCGACGCTTTGCAGTACCTGCTGCAGTTCGCGCGCAAACCCGTGGAGGCCGAGAGCGTCGAGGGCGTCGTCAGGATCCTCCTGGAGCACTACTACAAGGTTCCGGTGCCAATTCTGACCTCGgcgtgaaaacaaaaaaatgcaaacgccGTCAACGGGTCCTTGAACGTCACATCAAGTCGTTGCAATGTGTCATGGATTGCGATTATTAAAAGAGAAAGGCTGCGACGCGCAACAAACCGTCTCCGGTGCCCCAGAAGCGGATCCTTTCTCTTCTTTCCGAAAGCAATGCCGCATGCGTGTTCCCGCAGGAGGCGGACAGCAGCGTGCGGCTGAAGATCGCGTCCCTGCTGGGCGTCCTCTCCACCACGCCGGGCTTCAGTCCCGACTGCATCGTGGAGGACGTCGTCAGCGCCGCGGCCAACGAGAGTGAGACGGACCCCGGGCCGGCTGCGCCTTTCTCGTTCGTCGACATCGACGCCACGCCTGCGTGTGATTGTGTGTTAGAATCCCATCAGGTTCTGGCTCAGCTTCTGGACAGCCTCCTGACGGCGGGCACTCAACCGCCGCAGAGTCCCGTCGTGGCGGCGCGCCTGGCGGAGGTCGCCCGCCGGCACCTGTCGGACGCGTCGTTCGGCGTGAGGAACAAGTGCCTGCAGCTGCTCGGACGTCTGGGCGCCGGGGACGCGCCGCTCGGCAAAGACGGCGTCGGGACGTCGGCGGGTGCGTTTCTGCCGCAAAAGCCGCAAAGACAATCAAATGTTGTCTTTCAAGCGACTCTGACTTGCGCGtcgctagcttcatgctaaaaaaaaccccccaaaaaacgacTGGAAAAAAACACTGATGGCTGAATGATtaacatcaataaaaaaaaaacgtaatgcacatttgaacacaaatgcagATGTAAGATTTCTCACATTCTCATATTCGTTATCCTAGGCAGCAAAAGGCTAATATTGCCGCATATTATGTGATTGTATCGTTATATTGCCACACCACAATGACATGAATTGAAGCATCGGGGGTCCCTGCGAGGACTGGACGAGCAGCTGGTGGACCTGttccaaaatggaaaatgtcacCTGCGATGggcgttgtcatttttttttttttttaaggaatgtCCTGGGAGGGATTATGTGAAAATGACGTTTGATTGTCTGTTCAGCAGTCGCAAGAGACGTGCCGAGCGTCATCAGCGACTACTTTGGCGATCAGGACCCCCGAGTGCGCACGGCAGCCCTCAAAGCCACGGTAGCGCCCGAGCGACGGATGAGCCGCGACGCATTGCGGGCGCGGCCGTGACCTTTGCTCTCTCTCGCGTGTGTTCCAGCTGCAGCTGCACGAGAGAGGAATCAAGATTCAGCAGATGATTTACGAGCAGGTGGgtagagcgagcgagcgagcgagcgagcgagcgatcgGTCGCCGGCGCCGCCTCCTGACCGCCGGCGATGTGCGCAGGCGTGCCGGCTGCTGGCGGACGACTACGAGCAGGTTCGCTCGGCCGCCGTTCAGATGGTTTGGGTGCTGAGCGACTTGTACCCCGAGAGGTCAGCGCGTCGCCGCCTTGCTTGCGTTTAGTCGGAGGTTGATCTGCGAATCCGTTCGTGCAGCCGCGCATTCATACGTTCACGTCCTGTGTCCTCCGTTCTGAAATGTCAACGTATTCATTCATACCAGACTGAATTCATCCGCAgatccctccattttttttgtttttttttttttcttcttaatataTGTTCTCCGTTGTGGGCTTTTGCGCCGCTCGGCTCCTCAGCATCGTGCCCATCCCGTCGTCCAACGAGGAGATCCGGCTGGCGGACGACGCCTTCGGGAAGATCAGCCACATGGTGAGCGACGGCTCGTGGATGGTGCGGGCCCAGGCCGCCAAAACGCTGGTGAGGTCCGACGCCGCCTTTCTGCCGCGCAGGCGCGCGCGCGTGCCCTCGACCGACGGCTTGGTTTGCGCGCCAGGGTTCCATGTCGCAGGTCAGTCCGCATTTCCTGGAGCAGACGCTGGACAAGAAGCTGATGTCGGATCTGCGGGTGAGCCCCGAGTCCGCCGCGTCGGGCCGGCCGCGGTCCGCCTCGTCTTCCTCGTCGCCCTCCCTCCTCTGTGGTTTGTTTCTAGAGGAAGCGCACGGCCCACGAACGCGCCAAAGAGCTCTTCGCTTCGGGCGAGTTCTCGTCGGGAAGGAAGTGGGCCGACGACACCCCCAAGGAGAAGCTGGACACCAACACGGTCAACCTGATCGCCTCGGGAGCCTGCGGGGCCTTCGTGCACGGCCTGGAGGACGAGATGTTCGGTACGTGGCGCCGCCCCGATGGCCGAACTCCTCCGTGCGCGTCTTTTAGAGACGGAGACCAAAAAAGTACTCGTTCCGTCCGCTTAAAACGAGATATTTGGTCTCTAAAATAAACGAGAAAATGGAACCGAGAGGTcagcgcgacccttgtgaggaacgTAAGATGACAAATCTTTGGCAGTGTGCTCTGCGTTCGGGTGACGTTTCACCGTGACCCTCAAGTGCGCTGCGACCTTTCCGGGTCAACGTCAAGAttcttccccaaaatatgcacggGAAATCCCTTGGGAGCAATGTGGGAGTCAGGAATGAGGAGCGGACGACGGCAAATGCATCATTCCTGACTCACAAAGCAATAAAGAAGCGATTTTTATGACTGCAGATCGGGTTGCTCTGTAAAATGGCCGCTGAGAAATCTGTTTTTGGACGCCGGTGGCGAGCGACCAAACGATCGTTCCGGACTCCCGAACCCGATTCCGCTCGGACGATTTGCGCGCTTTCTAGTTCGACAAACAGTTGGCGATTCTGCAATTTATGCTGGAGCATTTGGAGCGAGACGGTGTTGAATTTTGAATTTCAGCCGctcaaaaaaggaaatattCTCTTGCGCTCTCTCCAAGTCGACCGATTGGATCCAttgtgtttctccaaaatgaaacttttgccAAGATCAGCTTTTACTTTGGTCACGTTTGCCGATTTCCTGACCAAGCAAACCGGGAAGTGAATTCCATTTGAAATTTATGGCCATTAAAAAAACGGCGCGACTGCTTGTGCCCAAATAATTGATCCTGGTGCAATCCAAACCCTCCATCCAAAACGCGCGCCGCTCGTCGCAGAGGTCCGCATCGCGGCGGTGGAGGCTCTGTGCCGGCTGGCCCGCTCCTCGCCCGGCTTCGCCGAGAAGTGTCTGGACTTCCTGGTGGACATGTTCAACGACGAGATCGAGGAGGTGCGCCTGCAGTCCATCCACGTCCTCCGCGAGATCTCCACGCACATCACGCTCAGGGAGGACCAGCTGGACACGGTGCTCGCCGTACTCGAGGTAGCCGGCGAGAACCCGATCCGAACGGGCCCGCGCTGAATCCCCAAAACCGAAAGGCGAAAGCCGGCCTTGCGTCGTGTTTAGGACTCGTCCCGCGACATCCGAGAGGCTTTGCACGAGCTGCTGTGCTGCACCAACGTGTCCACCAAGGAGTGCATCCAGCTGGCGCTGCTGGAGCTGCTCAAGAACCTCAGCAAGTATCCTGCTGACCGCAACTCCGTCTGGAAGTGAGACcgccacgcacgcacgcacgcgtgtCGCGCGATATCACGTCACGTCAACCGCACTTGCACAACCGTAATGGTTGGCGCGGGGTGATTTCCTTCCCCTCACTAAGGCCCCATAATACAGAAAGAAATTGAGTTGAAGCAGTAAAACAACAGTCGAATGCCACTCCAAAATCAAATAGAAAAGTCAACTTGTGCGTTTGGAACAAGCAAACAATCTTGTCTTAGGAACACCCCCCACTAGCTGAATGCTAACCCATCATGCAAAAGACCATTGATGTGCTAACAGTTAGCCTCAACTGAACAGCACATAAACAGtcggtgcagcaacacatgtagacaggggaaaaaaaaaaaaacaaaaacaatagtcACAAGCATGTAtaggaaaaaagacaaatgtcgTGGTGCAATGTGGTACCGCACGCAATGACtgcaaaagccaaaaaaaaaaaaaaaataataataataaagtcagCAATGTGACGGCGCCTCCCTCTTTGCGATCAAATgattgattcccccccccccccctttttttttgtctgttttccgCCGAGGTGTCTGAAGTTTTTGGGTTCGCGCCACCCGATGCTGGTTTTGCCGTTGGTTCCGGAACTCCTCAGCACGCACCCTTACTTCGACACCCCGGAACCCGACATGGACGACCCGGCCTGTATCCCCCTCGTCCTCGCGGCGGTCGTCCGTTGTCGTCGGCTCGGTCTCGTTGTTTCCTGAGCGCCGCGTCAGACATCGCCGTCCTGGTGTTGGTGTTCAACGCGGCCAAGTCGTGTCCCACCATGCCGGCGCTCTTCTCGGACCACACCTTCAGACATTACGCCTACCTCAGGGACAGCCTGTCGTACCTGGTGCCGCCTCTACGGGTCGGGATATTCGCGCGCACGTGATTAAATTGATCCGCTTGACGCGGCGACTTGTGGTGGTTTTTTTGCCCCATTTTTctccaaatgtcatttttgagaattttttttcattatttcagcTGCCGGGCAGGAAGCAGATCCACGGTCTGGACTCTGCCGACTGTCAAGGCGTGGAGTCGGCTCAGCTTTTCCTGCAGCAAAGTCTGGACCGGGTCAGCACCATCCAGAACCTGGAGGCGCCCGGAGCTCAGGATCTGCTCATCTTCATCATACGGTACACGCAATTCAAGAATCAACGGGCCGCCATCTTTGTGACTTTTCTCCCAAACGTCAAAGGCCCGCAAAATTCCCCCAAAGCGGCCGTTCTGTCCAATTTTCGGGGCAAGCGGCGCCACACGGAGAATTTCAGCCCGTCGTGGCTgcttgttgcatatttttggaagtgCGACATGTCAGGTCCTCCCCGAGTAGCAGCCCAAATGGAGCCTTCCTGCAGATGTGTTGACAAATAATCAATTCAATTCCTCCGGGTCACGTTTCCGAAAGATGATATGACAGAAatgttttgccccccccccccaacacaaaaTGACTGCGTTCTTCAAAATTCTCCTCAGGTTGCAGTTTGTGGGccttttttcaggtttttctgGCAAACTTCCTCATTGACTGGAATGCTAAAATTAGCGAGCCGGAGCTTCTCGCCTTCTCTTGACAGCCGCGACGGCGCTGGAGTCCGCCTGACGGGACCTTGTTGTAGTCTTACTGGTCAAACggaatgcgtgtgtgtgtgtgtgtgtgtcagtgatttaCAGAGACTGGGCCAGCTGCAGACAGAACTCGCCGGAGCCGCCGACTTCTGCGCCACGTACCTGCGCTGCCAGCTTCTCCTCATCAAGGTCTTTAACGGTCTCCCCGAGACCCGAACGTTCGCGGCGCCCGCCCCGATGACGTCGGGTGTCGTGTGCCCCCCTCCCTTCAGGCTCTGCAGGAGAAGCTGTGGAACGTGGCGGTGCCCCTCTGCCTCAAGCAGAACGTCACGGCCACGGCGGCCGCCCGGCAGGTCGCTGGCTAACCCGAACGCCCTTCGAGCAGGCTGCCAAAACCATTTTGGGACTCGCCTCTCACATCCACGTGTGCGCTTTGTAGGTTCTGGAGGAGAGCTACAAGCTGGAATTCATGTACAGCGGTCTGGAGAGCAGACAGGTGGCCGTCGTCCATCACGTGCGGCTGCAGGCCAAAGCGCTGCAGCTGGTTCTGAGCGCTCGCACCACACACGGGTCAGTGGGCCGGTCGTCGGctccctcgctcgctcgctcgctcggtcATTGGGTCATCGGTCAGGCCCTTGCTCGTAAATGTTGTCCGTCTTGCGGGACGTCTCGTTCCCTGGACCGGTCTGACGTTCGGCCTCTCGTCCGAGCGAAAGAGCTTCATCAGTTCGTGCTGACTCGCTAGCCTTATTAGGTGCGCGCGTGTGTGGCAAACGTCACCCCGTCGCTACTCTCGACATCGCCCATCTCTTACTTCCGATCCTTTGGTCCATTCCGAAGAGCTTGGATAATTCTGCCTCCAACAAATGGCGCAGCTTCTTCAACCGTTGGGAAGCGCCGCCGAGTGGAATATCAGCAAAGCGGTTCCCAGGCCTTTTTTGCATTCCGACCAGTCGTGATTTAGGGCCTGCCTCCAACCTGGAGGGTCATGAGTTGTGTTCTCCAAACAAGCACCTGCTGGTCTCTAGAACTGATGAAGCCCGCTTGCTTGATTGACAGGGCCAACGTCGTTGGGTCGTCCGCTCTGGCCGCCGACCGTTCCCACCGTCGTCTCTTTGTCTTTGTCGTCCGCAGGCAGGATCCTCTGGTCGGCGCCTGTGAAAAGTTCCTGCAGGAGATGGATTCATTCCACAGGTGTGTTCTACCGCCACACAGCAACCCGCCTCGTCGTCGGTCACCGTAGAAGCCGTCGCTTGGCGCCCAAGCCCATCCAGGGGCGTCAAAGCGCTTTTTGTGGCGGTTTTCCTCATTTGTATTGACGTCCGGGCCACGCGGAGACGGCGTTTTGGGAGATCTCAAAACCCCGTCCTCGTATTTCCGTGAGGACATCGCAGACGCGTCTTTCCCGAGACGACGAGGACAACGTTGCCGTCGTTACAGTTCTCGCGCCGTTCGACACTGTTAATCACTGACGAAGCGATGACCGCCGCGCTTTTGCGCCCCCGCAGGCTGTTCGCGGCCGAGCTCCCGCACCTCCGAGACGGTTTCGCGGACAAGCTGGCGGAGGCCACGCCGCGCCTGGCGTCCCGCAAGCCGTCCGAGCTGGTCAACCTCCTCCAGACGTCGCTGAGGCACAGCGCCCTGGTGCCGCTGACGCTTCCGCCTCAGGTGCCGCAGCGCAGACGTCCACTCGAAGAATTTTGCCGCTCTTGTTtccaatgaaaatacattttcagccAAACAAAAAGACTCGTTTGAAGGGATAAGATCATATTTTGTCGCAATGATGTGACTCGAATGAAGTGAATAAGAGTCATTTTCAGAGAAAGAAAAGCTCCAAATTCCCAAATGGCGACCCACAAATACGTCGGCTTCCTAACGTCGCCTTCGGgccggaacttttttttttttttgccgctctGCAGGTCCACCGCGCCACGGCCAACATCATCGAGCCCACGGGCGAGTCGGACAACCCGCTCAAGTTCACGTCCGGCCTGGTGGTGGCGCTGGACGTCGACGCCACGCTGGAGCACGTCCGCGACCCGCACGGCTCGGTCAAAgtagaggtaaaaaaaaaaccaaaatgtaaAGATTTATTATCTGCTTAAGGTGatggaggacatttttttttttgtttgcgatGCCGACCTCGCGGAGCAGCAGAACTAGAATTTGCTCAAATCTACAGTAATTTTTAATGGATAAAAGGTTCCAGACCTAcccgtgaaaagaaaaaaaacagtgaagtATGGTTAaatggcttttttcttttttttttggggggtgggggtggggttccGGAAATGTGCGAcgcactgaatccgcgataggtgatccgcaaattagagagggattactgtccTTGCATATTTACATGAAGCAATGAATTGAGAATTGAAAAGGTCAGTGCctgtcccactttttttttttttttttccctcggttCATTTTTTTGAAGTTGAAAGTCAAGCggttgcttttctttttctgctgatTTGGAGGTTGGACGACGACGGCTGTCATCGATTCCAATCTCTGGAGAGGCGTTGAGGAATTTGAGAACGGATTAGTTGTCGTTTTCTCGGTCGCGGCGAGAAAGCGGACGAGCGCCCCCTCAACGTCCCGCCTCCTCCGCTTCCTTCCGTCTTCAGGTCGTCTATCCCGACGGGCAGAGTCACGTGATCCACCCCAAACCCGGAGACTTCCGCAACCCGGGACCGCAGCGGCACCGGCTCATCACGCAGGTCTACCTGTCGCACGGCGCGTGGACGGGTGAGAGCGCCGCCGAACGCCGCGCTCGTGCAATTAGTCGCCGGTAAAAAGCgtcaaaaatggcagcgcgaGCCGGCGGCCGCCTGCTCCTAGCCGAGACACGACCTCGGTCGGCCTGATAGAACGTCGACAACACTTTC encodes the following:
- the ints4 gene encoding integrator complex subunit 4 isoform X2 produces the protein MAAHLKKRVYEEFTRVVQVPAEEVPSKKLRLCKPSKSAALHVDLCKAANATDALQYLLQFARKPVEAESVEGVVRILLEHYYKEADSSVRLKIASLLGVLSTTPGFSPDCIVEDVVSAAANEKSHQVLAQLLDSLLTAGTQPPQSPVVAARLAEVARRHLSDASFGVRNKCLQLLGRLGAGDAPLGKDGVGTSAVARDVPSVISDYFGDQDPRVRTAALKATLQLHERGIKIQQMIYEQACRLLADDYEQVRSAAVQMVWVLSDLYPESIVPIPSSNEEIRLADDAFGKISHMVSDGSWMVRAQAAKTLGSMSQVSPHFLEQTLDKKLMSDLRRKRTAHERAKELFASGEFSSGRKWADDTPKEKLDTNTVNLIASGACGAFVHGLEDEMFEVRIAAVEALCRLARSSPGFAEKCLDFLVDMFNDEIEEVRLQSIHVLREISTHITLREDQLDTVLAVLEDSSRDIREALHELLCCTNVSTKECIQLALLELLKNLSKYPADRNSVWKCLKFLGSRHPMLVLPLVPELLSTHPYFDTPEPDMDDPAYIAVLVLVFNAAKSCPTMPALFSDHTFRHYAYLRDSLSYLVPPLRLPGRKQIHGLDSADCQGVESAQLFLQQSLDRVSTIQNLEAPGAQDLLIFIIRDLQRLGQLQTELAGAADFCATYLRCQLLLIKALQEKLWNVAVPLCLKQNVTATAAARQVLEESYKLEFMYSGLESRQVAVVHHVRLQAKALQLVLSARTTHGQDPLVGACEKFLQEMDSFHRLFAAELPHLRDGFADKLAEATPRLASRKPSELVNLLQTSLRHSALVPLTLPPQVHRATANIIEPTGESDNPLKFTSGLVVALDVDATLEHVRDPHGSVKVEVVYPDGQSHVIHPKPGDFRNPGPQRHRLITQVYLSHGAWTEPCQVEVRLLLAYSSSSSSSSDDSKVAWGDSLDDLPPPEGAVEGTIAFSKPVKVFIMPKPARR
- the ints4 gene encoding integrator complex subunit 4 isoform X1, which codes for MAAHLKKRVYEEFTRVVQVPAEEVPSKKLRLCKPSKSAALHVDLCKAANATDALQYLLQFARKPVEAESVEGVVRILLEHYYKEADSSVRLKIASLLGVLSTTPGFSPDCIVEDVVSAAANEKSHQVLAQLLDSLLTAGTQPPQSPVVAARLAEVARRHLSDASFGVRNKCLQLLGRLGAGDAPLGKDGVGTSAAVARDVPSVISDYFGDQDPRVRTAALKATLQLHERGIKIQQMIYEQACRLLADDYEQVRSAAVQMVWVLSDLYPESIVPIPSSNEEIRLADDAFGKISHMVSDGSWMVRAQAAKTLGSMSQVSPHFLEQTLDKKLMSDLRRKRTAHERAKELFASGEFSSGRKWADDTPKEKLDTNTVNLIASGACGAFVHGLEDEMFEVRIAAVEALCRLARSSPGFAEKCLDFLVDMFNDEIEEVRLQSIHVLREISTHITLREDQLDTVLAVLEDSSRDIREALHELLCCTNVSTKECIQLALLELLKNLSKYPADRNSVWKCLKFLGSRHPMLVLPLVPELLSTHPYFDTPEPDMDDPAYIAVLVLVFNAAKSCPTMPALFSDHTFRHYAYLRDSLSYLVPPLRLPGRKQIHGLDSADCQGVESAQLFLQQSLDRVSTIQNLEAPGAQDLLIFIIRDLQRLGQLQTELAGAADFCATYLRCQLLLIKALQEKLWNVAVPLCLKQNVTATAAARQVLEESYKLEFMYSGLESRQVAVVHHVRLQAKALQLVLSARTTHGQDPLVGACEKFLQEMDSFHRLFAAELPHLRDGFADKLAEATPRLASRKPSELVNLLQTSLRHSALVPLTLPPQVHRATANIIEPTGESDNPLKFTSGLVVALDVDATLEHVRDPHGSVKVEVVYPDGQSHVIHPKPGDFRNPGPQRHRLITQVYLSHGAWTEPCQVEVRLLLAYSSSSSSSSDDSKVAWGDSLDDLPPPEGAVEGTIAFSKPVKVFIMPKPARR